The proteins below are encoded in one region of Paenibacillus sp. YYML68:
- a CDS encoding bifunctional 2-polyprenyl-6-hydroxyphenol methylase/3-demethylubiquinol 3-O-methyltransferase UbiG: MLAIAKDPMNILNALQNDIRWPVLYHFSDQRRNLLEWFEFGHSSSILEIGAGCGALTGLLCEKSDDVTAVELSKKRAEIIATRYKSNSNLSIFVGDIFDMEFNKRFDYITLIGVLEYACSYIYSANPFVDILKKAKGLLNEDGLLIIAIENKFGIKYWAGSREDHTGNYYDGLNNYRGVKSVRTFSENELKQILNEAGFDKNDFYYPVPDYKMPTQVYSDNFFPSHGASLINAPNYDFERLQLFDEPVVMDSLLKEGKFPFFSNSFLVFCKYQK; the protein is encoded by the coding sequence TTGCTTGCTATCGCAAAAGATCCGATGAACATATTAAATGCACTACAGAATGACATTAGGTGGCCTGTATTATATCACTTCTCTGATCAAAGAAGAAACTTGCTGGAGTGGTTCGAATTTGGGCACTCATCGAGTATTTTGGAGATTGGCGCAGGATGTGGTGCGTTAACTGGATTACTATGTGAAAAGTCAGATGATGTTACTGCTGTTGAGTTATCTAAAAAAAGAGCGGAAATTATCGCAACAAGATACAAATCAAATAGTAATCTTAGTATTTTTGTTGGAGACATCTTTGATATGGAGTTTAATAAAAGGTTTGATTATATAACTCTGATAGGTGTTTTAGAATATGCTTGCTCATATATATATAGCGCGAATCCATTTGTTGATATATTGAAGAAAGCGAAAGGTTTACTTAACGAAGATGGTTTATTAATTATAGCGATAGAGAATAAGTTCGGTATTAAATATTGGGCTGGTTCTAGAGAAGACCACACTGGTAATTATTATGATGGTTTAAATAACTATAGGGGAGTAAAGTCTGTAAGAACTTTTAGTGAAAATGAACTAAAGCAAATCCTTAACGAAGCAGGGTTTGATAAAAATGATTTTTATTACCCTGTACCAGATTATAAAATGCCAACTCAGGTTTACTCAGATAATTTTTTTCCAAGTCATGGTGCGAGTTTGATAAATGCTCCAAATTATGATTTTGAACGCCTGCAGTTGTTTGATGAACCAGTTGTTATGGATTCTTTGTTGAAAGAGGGTAAATTTCCGTTTTTCTCAAACTCTTTTCTTGTATTTTGCAAATACCAAAAGTGA
- a CDS encoding glycosyltransferase family 2 protein gives MREYTLEMGNGFFLEEYPYFYQLSLYLAKSTEVEYIIHISPHSLVSHEANFKNIINININRSELLINIPHFSDEMLSKSMVVIANTLEYITNIEVLINFIARASCLCKCVQIATPDRIKRCGLNGYWDKDYTRQWSMEELYNCFIKRGIHLDYIGYTSPSSNSLVKNTLFFLTGVAISYKKVIPKKTAAIINVYNEKDVIVEVINHLLEQGVDVIAIDNWSNDGSFELLIDLYIDNSRVTIKRFPESKSTHYEWGKLLENLQKESIDSKYDWIIHHDSDELRYSPWKNATLADAISFVDSMGYNAIDFTVLDFRPVMGEVSVYNNYEKKIGYYEFGKRPGHFIQIKAWKNTNDVEMKQSGGHEAVFPNRKVYPIKFLLKHYPLRNELQANKKIFRDRLDRILPEEREKGWHFQYNKYLQTEGFTLWNKDTLNYWSEVDFEMYYIIERISGIGIIQS, from the coding sequence ATGCGCGAGTACACTTTGGAGATGGGGAATGGTTTCTTTTTGGAGGAGTATCCTTATTTCTATCAATTATCATTGTATCTTGCTAAGAGTACTGAGGTTGAATATATAATCCATATAAGTCCTCATAGCTTAGTATCTCATGAGGCCAATTTCAAAAACATAATTAATATAAATATTAATCGGAGTGAGTTGTTGATTAATATTCCACATTTCTCTGATGAGATGCTTTCTAAATCGATGGTTGTGATAGCGAATACGCTTGAATATATTACCAATATAGAAGTTCTTATTAATTTTATTGCAAGAGCGAGTTGTCTTTGCAAATGTGTACAAATTGCTACTCCAGATCGAATAAAAAGATGTGGCTTGAATGGATATTGGGATAAAGATTATACAAGACAATGGTCTATGGAAGAGTTGTATAATTGTTTTATCAAACGTGGGATTCATCTGGACTACATAGGTTATACTTCGCCCTCTTCAAACTCTTTGGTCAAGAACACACTTTTTTTTCTGACTGGGGTAGCCATAAGTTATAAAAAAGTAATTCCAAAGAAGACAGCAGCGATTATCAATGTTTATAACGAGAAAGATGTAATAGTGGAGGTTATTAATCATTTACTGGAGCAAGGAGTAGATGTCATAGCTATTGACAATTGGTCCAACGATGGTTCCTTTGAATTATTAATAGATCTTTATATTGATAACTCTAGAGTAACGATTAAAAGGTTTCCAGAGAGTAAAAGTACTCATTATGAATGGGGAAAATTACTTGAAAACTTACAAAAAGAGTCTATCGACTCGAAGTATGATTGGATTATTCATCATGATTCTGATGAGTTGAGATATTCACCTTGGAAAAATGCCACATTGGCTGATGCTATATCTTTTGTGGATTCTATGGGATATAATGCAATTGACTTCACTGTACTGGACTTCAGACCAGTTATGGGAGAAGTTAGTGTTTATAATAATTATGAAAAGAAGATAGGTTATTATGAGTTTGGAAAAAGACCAGGACATTTTATACAAATTAAGGCCTGGAAAAATACAAATGATGTTGAAATGAAACAATCAGGTGGGCATGAGGCAGTTTTTCCTAATCGAAAAGTATATCCAATCAAATTCTTACTAAAGCATTATCCACTACGAAATGAGCTTCAGGCAAATAAGAAAATTTTTCGAGATAGGCTAGATCGAATACTACCTGAAGAAAGAGAAAAGGGCTGGCACTTTCAGTATAACAAGTATCTACAAACTGAGGGATTCACATTATGGAACAAAGATACTTTGAATTATTGGAGTGAAGTGGATTTTGAAATGTATTATATTATTGAAAGGATTAGCGGAATAGGAATTATTCAGTCCTAG
- a CDS encoding ABC transporter ATP-binding protein: MNKVIIDVDNLTKIYKMYENPIDRLKESIHPFRKKYHKDFYALNNISFQVNEGDILAIIGKNGAGKSTLLKMITGVLNPTSGTIKVNGNVSAILELGAGFNPELSGLENIYFNGMILGKSKEEIDSKLDEILTFAEIGDHIYQPVKTYSSGMFVRLAFSVAVSVNPEILIVDEALAVGDVRFRQRAIRKMKELMDQAKAILFVTHDMESVKNFCNDVIWIMDGKVYKRGKPKDIIQQYYNFMTHNILPETTSDSVIDKKIPREELLSNETNNFIWKTVADVEIIGSKEVVALRRVAFVNNLSGENIEILNGTESKVSFMADIEIFEEVLNPIIGFGIFNQYGVAVLHFNSRNINCREAGALLKGERIQVEFTFKMPRLQSGNYSISLGVNDGDLDNNTIVQHMRECYLFKVVIQGPESRQYGMVIAEEAEIKVSSSDVSKGK; the protein is encoded by the coding sequence ATGAATAAAGTTATAATAGATGTTGACAATCTCACTAAGATTTATAAGATGTACGAAAATCCAATTGATCGATTAAAAGAATCAATCCATCCTTTTAGGAAAAAATATCACAAAGACTTTTATGCACTGAATAATATTTCATTTCAAGTTAATGAAGGTGATATTCTTGCTATTATCGGTAAAAATGGTGCAGGTAAATCAACTCTTTTGAAAATGATAACAGGAGTGCTGAATCCTACAAGTGGAACTATCAAGGTTAACGGGAACGTTTCAGCAATTTTAGAGTTGGGAGCAGGATTCAATCCCGAACTTTCAGGATTAGAAAATATATATTTTAATGGTATGATATTAGGGAAAAGTAAGGAAGAAATAGACAGTAAGTTGGATGAAATACTAACATTTGCTGAAATAGGTGATCACATCTATCAGCCAGTAAAAACGTATTCATCAGGTATGTTTGTTAGGCTTGCTTTTTCGGTGGCGGTTTCCGTGAATCCTGAAATACTCATCGTGGATGAGGCACTGGCTGTTGGAGATGTGCGTTTTAGGCAAAGAGCTATAAGGAAAATGAAAGAACTAATGGATCAAGCGAAGGCTATTTTATTTGTAACTCATGACATGGAATCTGTGAAGAATTTTTGTAATGATGTTATTTGGATTATGGACGGGAAGGTCTATAAAAGGGGAAAACCTAAAGATATAATACAACAGTATTACAATTTTATGACACACAACATATTGCCAGAGACAACGAGTGACAGTGTGATAGATAAGAAAATCCCTAGAGAAGAGTTGCTTTCAAACGAAACCAACAATTTTATATGGAAAACTGTAGCGGATGTAGAGATTATAGGCTCGAAGGAGGTCGTAGCCTTAAGAAGAGTAGCATTTGTTAATAATTTATCAGGGGAAAACATCGAAATATTAAATGGGACAGAGAGTAAAGTTTCTTTTATGGCTGATATAGAAATATTTGAAGAGGTTTTAAATCCGATAATAGGTTTTGGAATATTTAATCAGTATGGAGTGGCGGTTTTGCATTTTAATAGTCGAAATATAAATTGCAGGGAAGCGGGGGCGCTATTAAAAGGTGAGAGGATTCAAGTTGAATTTACCTTTAAAATGCCCAGATTGCAAAGCGGTAATTATTCAATTAGTTTAGGTGTGAATGATGGAGACTTGGATAATAATACAATAGTGCAGCATATGAGAGAATGTTATCTTTTTAAAGTGGTTATTCAAGGCCCAGAATCAAGGCAATATGGTATGGTAATTGCTGAGGAAGCTGAAATAAAAGTTAGTTCCAGTGATGTAAGTAAGGGTAAGTAG
- a CDS encoding ABC transporter permease: MVFINKFSKYKFIIWEMAIKDIKSKYLGSYLGVFWGFLQPAITILIYWFIFEVGFKAVPVSDAPFILWFMAGIIPWFFFSEAISTATNSITESSYLVKKVIFPVGLLVLVKITSSLFIHFFFITLLFIMFYLYGFDFSWYNIQVFYYTISTIILLLGLSWISSSLIIFLKDIGQFVNMLLQFFFWLTPIFWGLDMLPDKYVFFFKLNPVYYLVEGYRDSFIHKIWFWEHTALTPYFWFITSVFLILGYNLYKKLRPHFADVL; this comes from the coding sequence ATGGTTTTTATTAATAAATTTTCTAAGTATAAATTTATTATTTGGGAGATGGCTATAAAGGATATAAAATCCAAGTATTTAGGATCTTATCTTGGTGTATTTTGGGGATTTTTGCAGCCGGCTATAACTATTCTTATTTATTGGTTTATTTTTGAAGTGGGTTTTAAAGCGGTGCCTGTAAGTGATGCTCCATTTATACTCTGGTTTATGGCTGGAATTATTCCATGGTTTTTTTTCTCGGAAGCAATATCCACTGCTACGAATTCTATTACAGAAAGCAGTTATTTGGTGAAAAAGGTGATTTTCCCTGTGGGTTTGTTGGTTTTAGTAAAGATAACCTCGTCCTTGTTTATACATTTCTTTTTTATCACTTTATTGTTCATTATGTTTTATTTATATGGTTTTGATTTTTCATGGTACAATATTCAGGTTTTCTACTATACGATATCGACAATTATCTTGTTGCTTGGGCTTTCCTGGATAAGCTCATCTTTAATAATATTCCTTAAAGATATTGGTCAGTTTGTAAATATGCTGTTACAGTTTTTTTTCTGGCTGACCCCTATATTTTGGGGGCTAGATATGCTTCCTGACAAGTATGTTTTTTTCTTTAAGCTTAATCCAGTTTATTACTTGGTTGAGGGCTATAGAGATAGTTTTATTCATAAAATTTGGTTTTGGGAGCACACAGCACTGACTCCGTATTTTTGGTTCATTACAAGTGTGTTTTTGATTTTAGGATATAATCTATATAAAAAATTGCGTCCGCATTTTGCGGACGTCCTTTAG
- a CDS encoding O-antigen ligase family protein, which produces MGTKKSQPGYYSGLKKEQNSSVNANSILFWTLLAITSILMFWAPFQKGLFNGNFTSFEGPIYSSLVWTSILFILLSFLLFYHWKISTQADLLTIAIWLLPLSYLISAMGAASASLAFNLFYIQLIYVAFFLLAYYISHKEAGFTAMRYVFIASAYLIVAFGVLNWLGLKEAAFSAVKWFASDMGALNYYEHAVMADSNGPRLTSVFQYANTYAGYLIPVLLIAVHLLVTSKRWYGMALHALFVVPIIISFFVTLSRGALVILPVVVLLVLPFLKIHRQVAYLFHLGVSFVLSFIILTDVTNAGVQLFSQYDAALVRSSWTSLLTCSIGYTIMAVAFQQFVDPRLDKVLASLQRRRFSQIGIPVVAIIAGTIGAALLLTDSGVTKLLPDNIRTRVENINLQQHSVLERGTFYKDATKVFEDYPIFGAGGGAWSALYEKYQNNPYVSRQAHNFYLQYLVETGIVGAIFFILIVAAIFYLYIRNYRKQEEEQRDGRFIFYIMAIGLLVHSALDFDLSYVYLGLLLFFCFGMMIAGEQRELTSTLTNKLSRYKWAYPSITALLAFIILFNSIQLVSAGRSYNESIKLLNSGNTDFHQITAPLNEALELRPAHPEYTLQKVAILFQVYQQSQNEQFYNEAVTLIDAAREKEPFDFFLMERKLQSYLLKNNQQEALTLATEQLNNFPWKVALYETAIDLSTKLGLQAFDKRDQATQDQHWALALDIYKRFEAQQQQLASLPKEQLQGNPFDPTPGMGFSLGQIHYLQGRYDQAEAMLRLGVSEDLNDTVSRQSARWLLAALQKQGKNDPALLDKLLAVDPAERGQIDQLVNLK; this is translated from the coding sequence ATGGGCACCAAAAAGTCTCAACCCGGCTACTACAGTGGCCTCAAGAAAGAGCAAAATTCATCGGTGAACGCAAACTCCATCCTTTTCTGGACTCTACTAGCCATTACAAGCATACTCATGTTTTGGGCGCCGTTCCAGAAAGGATTGTTCAACGGTAATTTCACCAGCTTTGAAGGACCGATCTACTCCTCCTTAGTATGGACGAGCATTCTGTTCATTTTGTTGTCCTTTCTCTTATTTTACCACTGGAAAATCTCAACACAAGCGGATTTGCTAACAATTGCGATCTGGTTACTCCCGCTCTCGTATCTCATATCGGCCATGGGAGCTGCCTCAGCCTCGCTCGCGTTTAACTTGTTCTACATTCAGCTAATTTATGTAGCATTTTTCCTGTTGGCGTACTATATATCCCACAAGGAAGCCGGCTTCACAGCTATGCGTTACGTGTTCATCGCTTCTGCGTACTTGATTGTAGCATTTGGCGTACTGAACTGGCTAGGTCTAAAGGAGGCAGCATTCTCTGCTGTCAAATGGTTCGCTTCCGACATGGGGGCACTTAACTATTACGAGCATGCCGTCATGGCCGACTCGAACGGACCACGATTAACGTCGGTGTTCCAATACGCCAATACGTACGCAGGCTATTTGATACCCGTACTGCTCATTGCCGTTCATCTGCTCGTCACCTCGAAGCGGTGGTATGGGATGGCGCTGCATGCATTGTTCGTCGTGCCGATCATCATCTCCTTCTTCGTGACATTGTCGCGCGGCGCGCTCGTTATACTTCCAGTCGTCGTCCTGCTTGTCCTGCCGTTCCTTAAGATTCATCGTCAGGTCGCGTACTTGTTCCATCTTGGCGTATCGTTCGTATTATCCTTCATCATCTTGACGGATGTCACGAACGCCGGAGTGCAGCTGTTCAGCCAATACGATGCGGCACTTGTGCGCAGTAGCTGGACGAGCTTACTCACCTGCTCCATTGGTTATACCATTATGGCTGTAGCCTTTCAACAATTCGTGGACCCGCGTCTAGACAAAGTGTTGGCTTCGCTTCAGCGTCGCAGGTTCTCCCAGATCGGTATTCCGGTTGTCGCCATCATCGCAGGAACGATAGGCGCAGCTCTGCTTCTCACCGATTCGGGCGTCACCAAGCTACTGCCTGACAATATCCGGACTCGTGTCGAAAATATCAACCTTCAGCAGCACTCCGTCCTAGAGCGGGGTACCTTCTACAAGGACGCTACGAAAGTATTCGAGGACTACCCTATATTTGGGGCGGGCGGCGGCGCCTGGAGTGCTCTATACGAGAAGTATCAGAACAACCCTTATGTGAGCAGACAGGCACACAATTTCTATCTGCAATATTTAGTGGAGACGGGAATTGTAGGTGCAATCTTCTTTATCTTAATAGTCGCCGCGATATTCTATCTGTACATTCGTAATTATCGCAAGCAGGAAGAAGAGCAGCGTGATGGTCGCTTCATCTTCTACATCATGGCCATCGGCCTGCTCGTTCACAGTGCGCTCGATTTCGACTTAAGCTATGTATACTTGGGACTGCTGCTCTTCTTCTGCTTCGGTATGATGATCGCTGGCGAGCAGAGAGAGCTTACATCTACACTTACGAATAAGCTCTCGCGGTACAAGTGGGCTTACCCGTCCATCACCGCGCTGCTTGCATTCATCATCTTGTTCAACTCCATCCAGTTGGTGAGCGCAGGCCGTAGCTATAACGAAAGCATTAAGCTGCTGAACAGCGGAAACACAGACTTCCATCAAATTACTGCGCCGCTCAACGAAGCTCTCGAGCTCCGTCCGGCACATCCGGAATACACGCTGCAGAAGGTGGCAATCTTGTTCCAGGTGTACCAGCAGTCGCAGAACGAACAGTTCTACAACGAGGCCGTTACGCTGATCGATGCCGCTCGTGAGAAGGAGCCGTTCGACTTCTTCCTGATGGAGCGTAAGCTGCAGAGCTATCTGTTGAAAAACAACCAGCAAGAGGCTCTCACACTTGCAACAGAGCAGCTTAACAACTTCCCGTGGAAGGTCGCCCTGTACGAGACAGCGATCGACTTGAGCACGAAGCTGGGGCTTCAAGCGTTCGACAAGCGTGATCAAGCGACGCAGGATCAACATTGGGCGCTGGCGCTGGACATCTATAAGCGCTTCGAGGCTCAACAGCAGCAGCTAGCGAGCTTACCGAAGGAGCAGCTGCAAGGTAATCCGTTCGACCCAACGCCTGGCATGGGCTTCTCGCTTGGCCAAATTCACTATCTGCAAGGCCGATACGACCAAGCGGAAGCGATGCTGCGCCTGGGCGTCTCGGAGGATCTGAATGACACCGTCAGCCGTCAGTCTGCTCGCTGGCTGCTCGCAGCGCTCCAGAAGCAAGGCAAGAACGATCCTGCGTTGCTGGATAAGCTACTCGCGGTGGATCCGGCTGAGAGAGGACAGATTGATCAGCTCGTGAATTTAAAATAA